In Thauera aromatica K172, one DNA window encodes the following:
- the rpsJ gene encoding 30S ribosomal protein S10 yields the protein MQNQKIRIRLKAFDYRLIDQSALEIVETAKRTGAVVRGPVPLPTRIERFDLLRSPHVNKSSRDQMEIRTHQRLMDIIDPTDKTVDALMKLDLPAGVDVEIKLQ from the coding sequence ATGCAAAACCAGAAAATCCGCATCCGTCTGAAGGCGTTCGATTACCGCCTGATCGATCAGTCGGCACTCGAAATCGTCGAGACCGCGAAACGTACCGGCGCCGTGGTGCGCGGCCCCGTGCCGCTGCCGACGCGTATCGAGCGCTTCGATCTGCTGCGTTCGCCGCACGTCAACAAGTCGTCGCGCGACCAGATGGAAATCCGCACCCATCAGCGCCTGATGGACATCATCGACCCGACCGACAAGACCGTCGATGCGCTGATGAAGCTGGACCTGCCGGCGGGTGTGGATGTCGAGATCAAGCTCCAGTAA
- the tuf gene encoding elongation factor Tu, whose translation MAKGKFERTKPHVNVGTIGHVDHGKTTLTAAITTILSKKFGGEAKAYDQIDAAPEEKARGITINTAHVEYETETRHYAHVDCPGHADYVKNMITGAAQMDGAILVCSAADGPMPQTREHILLARQVGVPYIIVFLNKCDMVDDEELLELVEMEVRELLSKYDFPGDDIPIVKGSALKALEGDQSPIGEPAILELAAALDSYIPTPERAIDKPFLLPIEDVFSISGRGTVVTGRVERGVVKVGEEIEIVGIKPTVKTTCTGVEMFRKLLDQGQAGDNVGVLLRGTKREDVERGQVLCKPGSITPHTHFTGEIYVLSKEEGGRHTPFFNNYRPQFYFRTTDVTGSISLPEGTEMVMPGDNVSITVKLICPIAMEEGLRFAIREGGRTVGAGVVAKIIE comes from the coding sequence ATGGCTAAGGGTAAGTTCGAACGGACGAAGCCGCACGTGAACGTCGGCACGATCGGCCACGTTGACCACGGCAAGACCACGCTGACCGCGGCGATCACGACGATCCTGTCGAAGAAGTTCGGCGGCGAAGCGAAGGCCTACGACCAGATCGACGCGGCGCCGGAAGAAAAGGCGCGTGGCATCACGATCAACACCGCGCACGTCGAGTACGAGACCGAGACTCGTCACTACGCGCACGTCGACTGCCCGGGTCACGCCGACTACGTCAAGAACATGATCACCGGTGCGGCGCAGATGGATGGTGCGATCCTGGTGTGCTCGGCCGCGGACGGCCCGATGCCGCAGACGCGCGAGCACATCCTGCTCGCCCGCCAGGTGGGTGTGCCCTACATCATCGTCTTCCTGAACAAGTGCGACATGGTTGACGACGAAGAGCTGCTCGAGCTCGTCGAGATGGAAGTGCGCGAGCTGCTGTCGAAGTACGACTTCCCGGGCGACGACATTCCGATCGTCAAGGGCTCGGCGCTGAAGGCGCTCGAAGGCGACCAATCGCCGATCGGCGAGCCGGCGATCCTGGAACTGGCGGCGGCGCTGGATTCCTACATCCCGACCCCGGAGCGCGCGATCGACAAGCCCTTCCTGCTGCCGATCGAAGACGTGTTCTCGATCTCGGGTCGCGGCACCGTGGTGACCGGTCGCGTCGAGCGCGGCGTGGTCAAGGTCGGCGAGGAAATCGAGATCGTCGGCATCAAGCCCACGGTCAAGACCACCTGCACCGGCGTCGAAATGTTCCGCAAGCTGCTCGACCAGGGCCAGGCGGGCGACAACGTCGGCGTGCTGCTGCGCGGCACCAAGCGTGAAGACGTCGAGCGCGGCCAGGTGCTGTGCAAGCCGGGTTCGATCACCCCGCACACCCACTTCACCGGCGAGATCTACGTCCTGTCGAAGGAAGAAGGCGGTCGTCACACCCCGTTCTTCAACAACTACCGTCCGCAGTTCTACTTCCGTACCACGGACGTGACCGGTTCGATCTCGCTACCCGAAGGCACCGAGATGGTGATGCCGGGCGACAACGTGTCGATCACCGTCAAGCTGATCTGCCCGATCGCCATGGAAGAGGGTCTGCGCTTCGCGATCCGCGAGGGCGGTCGCACCGTCGGCGCCGGCGTCGTCGCCAAGATCATCGAGTAA
- the rpsC gene encoding 30S ribosomal protein S3: MGQKIHPTGFRLAVTRDWGSRWFASSRDYSGMLHEDLKVRDYLKKRLAHASVGRVIIERPAKNARITLFSARPGVVIGKKGEDIEALKRDLQKIMGVPVHVNIEEVRKPEVDAKLIADSIAQQLEKRIMFRRAMKRAMQNAMRLGAQGIKIMSSGRLNGAEIARTEWYREGRVPLHTLRANIDYGVSEAKTTYGIIGIKVWVFKGEMLGRNEQPVAAEPEADNRRGRRGAPRDGEGRPGRRPARRGEGRQEESRSE, translated from the coding sequence ATGGGTCAGAAAATCCATCCTACCGGCTTCCGCCTCGCCGTCACGCGTGACTGGGGTTCGCGCTGGTTCGCTTCCAGCCGTGATTATTCCGGCATGCTGCACGAGGACCTGAAGGTCCGCGACTACCTGAAGAAGCGCCTGGCGCACGCCTCGGTCGGCCGCGTGATCATCGAGCGCCCGGCCAAGAACGCGCGCATCACGCTGTTCAGTGCCCGTCCGGGTGTGGTGATCGGCAAGAAAGGCGAGGACATCGAGGCGCTCAAGCGTGATCTGCAGAAGATCATGGGCGTGCCGGTCCACGTGAACATCGAAGAAGTGCGCAAGCCCGAAGTCGATGCCAAGCTGATCGCCGATTCCATCGCCCAGCAGCTCGAGAAGCGGATCATGTTCCGTCGCGCGATGAAGCGTGCGATGCAGAACGCCATGCGCCTCGGCGCCCAGGGCATCAAGATCATGAGCTCGGGCCGTCTCAACGGTGCCGAGATCGCCCGGACCGAGTGGTATCGCGAAGGCCGTGTGCCGCTGCACACGCTGCGCGCCAACATCGATTACGGCGTGTCGGAGGCGAAGACCACCTACGGCATCATCGGGATCAAGGTCTGGGTGTTCAAGGGCGAGATGCTGGGTCGCAACGAGCAGCCGGTGGCGGCCGAACCCGAAGCCGACAACCGCCGTGGTCGCCGTGGCGCGCCGCGTGACGGCGAGGGCCGTCCGGGTCGCCGTCCCGCCCGTCGTGGCGAAGGTCGGCAAGAAGAAAGCAGGAGTGAATGA
- the rplW gene encoding 50S ribosomal protein L23: MSAISQERLLQVLLAPQISEKATYIADKNEQVVFKVASDATKPEVKAAVESLFKVEVESVQIANVKGKVKRFGKTMGRRKDWKKAFVCLKPGQEINFAAGE; encoded by the coding sequence ATGAGCGCGATCAGTCAGGAACGTCTGCTGCAGGTGCTGCTCGCCCCGCAGATCTCCGAGAAGGCGACTTACATCGCCGACAAGAACGAGCAGGTGGTGTTCAAGGTCGCTTCCGATGCGACCAAGCCCGAAGTGAAGGCGGCGGTCGAGTCGCTATTCAAGGTCGAGGTCGAGTCGGTGCAGATCGCGAACGTCAAGGGCAAGGTCAAGCGCTTCGGCAAGACGATGGGCCGGCGCAAGGACTGGAAGAAGGCCTTCGTCTGCCTCAAGCCCGGCCAGGAAATCAACTTTGCGGCTGGGGAGTGA
- the rplV gene encoding 50S ribosomal protein L22 — METKAMLRGVRLSAQKGRLVADLIRGKRVDQALNTLAFSPKKGAKIIRKVLESAIANAEHNDGADIDTLKVKTIHVEEGMTLKRFTARAKGRGNRILKPTCHVYVTVGE; from the coding sequence ATGGAAACCAAAGCAATGCTCCGTGGCGTGCGCCTGTCGGCCCAGAAGGGCCGCCTGGTCGCTGACCTGATCCGTGGCAAGCGCGTCGATCAGGCACTGAACACCCTGGCGTTCTCGCCCAAGAAGGGCGCGAAGATCATCCGCAAAGTGCTCGAATCGGCGATTGCCAATGCCGAGCACAACGATGGTGCCGATATCGACACGCTGAAGGTCAAGACCATTCACGTGGAAGAGGGCATGACGCTGAAGCGCTTCACCGCGCGTGCGAAGGGTCGCGGCAACCGCATCCTCAAGCCCACCTGCCACGTCTACGTGACTGTCGGCGAGTAA
- the rplC gene encoding 50S ribosomal protein L3 has protein sequence MSLGLVGRKVGMTRIFAEDGRTIPVTVLDVSDNRVSQIKTSDTDGYSAVQIAYGKRRASRITKPVAGHLAKAGVEPCRGIKEFRVEAEQLAGFTAGDLVGADLFQVGQKVDVSGVTIGKGFSGPIKRHNFSSNRASHGNSISHNSPGSIGMAQDPGRVFPGKRMAGQYGNVQRTTQGLEIVRVDVERQLLLVKGAVPGAKGGDVVVRPAVKA, from the coding sequence ATGAGTCTAGGCCTTGTTGGACGCAAGGTCGGCATGACTCGCATCTTCGCCGAGGATGGCAGGACCATCCCGGTGACGGTGCTTGACGTGTCGGACAATCGTGTGTCCCAGATCAAGACGAGCGACACCGACGGTTATTCCGCGGTGCAGATCGCTTACGGCAAGCGTCGTGCCAGCCGCATCACCAAGCCGGTCGCGGGCCATCTCGCGAAGGCGGGGGTTGAGCCCTGCCGCGGCATCAAGGAATTCCGCGTCGAAGCCGAGCAGCTCGCCGGCTTCACGGCCGGCGATCTCGTCGGTGCGGATCTCTTCCAGGTCGGCCAGAAAGTCGATGTGTCCGGTGTGACCATCGGTAAAGGCTTTTCGGGCCCGATCAAGCGCCACAACTTCTCGTCGAACCGCGCCTCCCACGGTAACTCGATTTCGCACAACTCGCCGGGCTCGATCGGTATGGCCCAGGATCCGGGTCGTGTGTTCCCGGGTAAGCGCATGGCCGGCCAGTACGGCAACGTGCAGCGGACCACTCAGGGGCTCGAGATCGTTCGCGTCGATGTGGAGCGCCAGCTCCTTCTCGTGAAGGGTGCGGTGCCCGGTGCCAAGGGTGGCGACGTCGTCGTCCGTCCGGCGGTCAAGGCCTGA
- the rplD gene encoding 50S ribosomal protein L4 yields the protein MELKLLNDQGQAASTLQASDVLFGRDYNEALVHQVVTAYMANARSGNRKQKGRAEIAKSTRKPFRQKGTGNARAGMASSPLWRGGGKIFPSSPDENFSQKVNRKMYRAGVAAILSQLAREDRLAVVDSFSVEAPKTRLLSQKLKGMGLDSVLVITDEIDENLFLSSRNLHQVLVLEVHEADPVSLVRFPKVLVTKGALAKMEEAWQ from the coding sequence ATGGAATTGAAACTCTTGAATGACCAGGGTCAGGCGGCATCGACGCTCCAGGCGTCCGATGTGCTGTTCGGCCGTGATTACAACGAAGCGCTGGTGCACCAGGTCGTGACCGCCTACATGGCGAATGCGCGCTCGGGCAACCGCAAGCAGAAAGGCCGTGCGGAGATCGCGAAGTCGACCCGCAAGCCGTTCCGCCAGAAAGGCACGGGCAATGCCCGCGCCGGTATGGCGTCGAGTCCGCTGTGGCGCGGGGGCGGCAAGATCTTCCCGAGCAGCCCGGACGAAAACTTCAGCCAGAAGGTCAACCGCAAGATGTACCGCGCCGGCGTCGCTGCGATTCTGTCGCAGCTCGCTCGCGAAGATCGTCTCGCGGTGGTCGATAGCTTCAGCGTGGAAGCGCCGAAGACCCGTCTGCTGTCGCAGAAGCTCAAGGGTATGGGCCTGGACTCGGTCCTGGTGATTACCGACGAAATCGACGAGAACCTGTTCCTGTCTTCGCGCAATCTGCATCAGGTCCTGGTGCTCGAGGTGCATGAGGCGGATCCGGTGTCGCTCGTGCGCTTCCCGAAGGTGCTGGTCACCAAGGGTGCGCTGGCGAAGATGGAGGAAGCGTGGCAATGA
- the rpsS gene encoding 30S ribosomal protein S19, translating into MARSIKKGPFIDAHLLKKVDAVRTSNDKRPIKTWSRRSTILPDFIGLTIAVHNGKQHIPVFVTENMVGHKLGEFALTRTFKGHAASKKAKR; encoded by the coding sequence ATGGCACGTTCTATCAAAAAAGGCCCGTTCATCGACGCGCACCTCCTGAAGAAGGTCGACGCGGTGCGGACGAGCAACGACAAGCGCCCGATCAAGACCTGGTCGCGCCGTTCCACGATCCTGCCCGATTTCATCGGCCTGACGATTGCTGTCCATAACGGCAAGCAGCACATTCCGGTGTTCGTGACCGAGAACATGGTCGGCCACAAGCTGGGCGAATTCGCGCTGACGCGGACCTTCAAGGGTCATGCCGCCAGCAAGAAAGCCAAGCGTTAA
- the rplB gene encoding 50S ribosomal protein L2, which produces MALVKLKPTSAGRRAQVKVVNPDLYKGRPVANLVEKQSKNAGRNNNGRITVRHQGGGHKQHYRLVDFRRNKDGIPAKVERIEYDPNRSAHIALLCYADGERRYIIAPRGVEVGQQLLSGSEAPIKPGNALPIRNIPVGSTIHCIEMTPGKGAQIARAAGTSVQLLAREGSYAQLRLRSGEIRRVHVECRATIGEVGNEEHGLRKIGKAGANRWRGIRPTVRGVAMNPVDHPHGGGEGRTGEAREPVSPWGTPSKGYRTRSNKRTDNMIVQRRHKR; this is translated from the coding sequence ATGGCACTGGTAAAACTGAAGCCCACTTCTGCGGGTCGTCGCGCTCAGGTGAAGGTGGTCAACCCCGATCTGTACAAGGGGCGCCCCGTCGCCAACCTGGTCGAAAAGCAGAGCAAGAACGCCGGCCGCAATAACAACGGCCGCATCACGGTCCGCCACCAGGGCGGCGGTCACAAGCAGCACTACCGCCTGGTCGACTTCCGTCGCAACAAGGACGGCATCCCGGCGAAGGTCGAGCGCATCGAGTACGACCCCAACCGTTCCGCCCACATCGCCCTGCTGTGCTACGCCGACGGCGAGCGTCGCTACATCATCGCGCCGCGTGGCGTCGAGGTCGGTCAGCAGCTGCTCAGCGGTTCCGAGGCGCCGATCAAGCCGGGCAACGCCCTGCCGATCCGCAACATTCCGGTCGGTTCGACGATCCACTGCATCGAAATGACTCCGGGCAAGGGCGCGCAGATCGCGCGTGCGGCCGGGACCTCGGTGCAGCTGCTGGCGCGCGAAGGTTCCTATGCCCAGCTTCGACTGCGCTCCGGTGAAATCCGTCGCGTCCATGTCGAGTGTCGCGCCACCATCGGCGAAGTCGGCAACGAAGAGCACGGTCTGCGCAAGATCGGCAAGGCCGGCGCCAATCGCTGGCGCGGGATTCGTCCGACCGTGCGCGGCGTGGCGATGAACCCGGTCGATCACCCGCATGGCGGCGGTGAAGGCCGCACGGGTGAGGCACGCGAGCCGGTGAGCCCGTGGGGGACGCCGAGCAAGGGTTATCGGACGCGTTCGAACAAGCGCACCGACAACATGATCGTGCAGCGTCGTCACAAGCGTTAA